Proteins co-encoded in one Bradyrhizobium sp. 170 genomic window:
- a CDS encoding NADP-dependent oxidoreductase → MKAFVVDKYKKKGALRLANLPAPELRDDDVMVRVHATGVNLLDSKVRDGEFKLILPYRPPFVLGHDVAGIVTRVGPKVRRFKAGDEVYARPRDHRVGTFAEFIAMNEADVALKPKNISMNEAASIPLVGLTAWQALVEVAKLKPGQKVFIQAGSGGVGTFAIQLAKHLGATVATTTSTKNVELVRSLGADVVIDYKTQDFEKALSGYDLVLHSQDAKTLERSLRVLKPGGLLISISGPPDPEFAREFGLNLFLKLVMRLLSRGARKKAKSLGVRFSFLFMRAQAQQLGEITSLIESGVIRPVVDKIFPFEKTGDALAYVETGRAKGKVVVTVAEQKP, encoded by the coding sequence ATGAAGGCATTCGTTGTCGATAAATACAAAAAGAAAGGCGCTTTGCGCCTGGCCAATTTGCCGGCGCCGGAGTTGCGGGACGATGATGTCATGGTTCGAGTTCACGCAACCGGTGTGAACCTTCTGGACTCCAAGGTCAGGGACGGAGAATTCAAGCTCATACTGCCGTATCGTCCGCCTTTCGTTCTGGGGCACGATGTTGCCGGCATAGTCACCAGGGTTGGCCCCAAGGTCAGGCGGTTCAAGGCGGGCGACGAGGTTTATGCACGGCCGCGCGATCATCGGGTCGGAACGTTCGCGGAATTCATTGCCATGAATGAAGCCGACGTGGCGCTAAAGCCCAAAAACATCAGCATGAATGAAGCCGCCTCCATCCCGCTGGTGGGGCTGACCGCCTGGCAGGCGCTGGTAGAGGTGGCCAAGCTGAAGCCCGGCCAGAAGGTTTTCATTCAGGCCGGCTCCGGTGGTGTGGGGACTTTTGCCATCCAGCTCGCCAAGCATCTCGGCGCGACAGTTGCGACGACGACGAGCACGAAAAATGTCGAGCTGGTCAGGAGTCTCGGCGCAGATGTGGTCATCGACTACAAGACGCAGGATTTCGAGAAGGCTTTGTCGGGCTACGATCTGGTCCTGCACAGCCAGGACGCCAAGACGCTTGAAAGATCTCTGCGCGTGTTGAAACCGGGTGGCCTCCTCATCTCGATCTCGGGGCCACCCGACCCCGAATTCGCAAGGGAGTTCGGGTTGAACCTGTTCCTGAAACTGGTGATGCGCCTGCTCAGTCGTGGTGCGCGCAAGAAAGCCAAAAGCCTTGGTGTGCGCTTCTCGTTCCTGTTCATGCGCGCGCAGGCACAACAGTTGGGCGAGATCACTTCCCTTATTGAATCCGGTGTGATCCGTCCGGTGGTGGATAAGATTTTTCCGTTTGAGAAGACCGGGGATGCGCTGGCCTATGTCGAGACCGGACGCGCAAAGGGGAAGGTCGTCGTCACGGTCGCAGAGCAGAAGCCGTAG
- a CDS encoding alpha/beta hydrolase — protein MASSVAKFGREVRYIDAPTLSINVGGTSFVYRDIGPRSGVPLILLNHWGAVLDNFDPRIVDGLAGKHRVIATNYRGIGASGGTAPVTIDEMARDAIALIRALGFEKVDLLGFSLGGFVAQDITLKAPDLVRKLILTGTGPAGGEGIDKVWPVSWPLMIKGFLTLRDPKFYLFFTSTANGRQAAAAFLKRLKERKAGRDKGPTPGAFFRQLKAITAWGRQAPQDLGNIRIPVLIANGDNDIMVPTANSIDMARRIPGAQLVIYEDAGHGGIFQNHADFVPKALSFLDA, from the coding sequence ATGGCAAGTTCTGTTGCTAAATTCGGGCGGGAGGTGCGCTACATAGATGCACCCACTCTCTCGATAAATGTCGGGGGGACCAGTTTCGTCTACCGCGACATCGGCCCCCGGAGCGGCGTGCCGCTAATTCTTCTCAACCATTGGGGCGCGGTTCTGGACAATTTCGATCCGCGGATTGTCGACGGCCTCGCCGGCAAGCATCGCGTGATCGCGACCAATTACCGGGGTATCGGTGCGTCGGGCGGAACAGCGCCCGTGACCATCGATGAAATGGCGCGGGATGCGATTGCCCTGATCCGTGCGCTGGGCTTCGAGAAGGTCGATCTGCTCGGCTTTTCCCTCGGCGGATTTGTGGCGCAGGATATCACGCTGAAGGCACCGGACCTGGTGCGAAAACTCATTCTGACCGGCACGGGGCCGGCGGGCGGCGAAGGTATCGACAAGGTGTGGCCGGTATCCTGGCCTTTGATGATCAAAGGCTTTCTGACGCTGCGAGACCCGAAATTCTACCTGTTTTTCACGTCCACGGCCAATGGCCGCCAAGCCGCGGCAGCTTTCCTCAAACGGCTGAAAGAGCGCAAGGCAGGCCGGGACAAAGGACCTACGCCCGGCGCCTTCTTTCGGCAGCTCAAGGCGATCACTGCCTGGGGCCGGCAGGCGCCTCAGGATCTCGGAAACATTCGGATCCCCGTACTGATCGCGAATGGCGATAACGATATCATGGTGCCGACCGCAAACAGCATCGATATGGCGCGCCGTATCCCGGGCGCGCAACTGGTCATCTACGAAGATGCCGGACATGGCGGGATTTTTCAGAACCACGCCGATTTCGTGCCGAAGGCGCTGTCCTTCCTCGATGCCTGA
- a CDS encoding DUF2147 domain-containing protein, producing the protein MRILKQSGVLALTLAAALMSSGAWADNASPVGLWRNVDDASGKPRALIRITESNGTLQGKIEKVFRAPSEDRNPKCEKCEGALKDVPVLGLVILSGLKKDGAEYTAGRILDPDNGKVYSSKIQLTDGGKKLNVRGYIGVSMLGRSQIWERQE; encoded by the coding sequence ATGCGTATTTTGAAACAATCAGGCGTTCTCGCGCTCACCTTGGCTGCTGCACTCATGTCCTCCGGGGCCTGGGCGGATAATGCCTCTCCTGTCGGCTTGTGGAGAAATGTCGATGACGCCAGCGGCAAGCCGAGAGCGCTTATCCGCATCACGGAGTCGAATGGCACCCTGCAGGGCAAGATTGAAAAGGTATTCCGCGCCCCGTCCGAGGACCGGAATCCGAAATGTGAAAAATGCGAAGGCGCGCTCAAGGATGTGCCGGTACTCGGCTTGGTAATCCTGAGTGGCCTGAAGAAGGACGGTGCCGAATATACCGCCGGCAGAATCCTCGATCCGGACAATGGCAAGGTCTACAGCAGCAAAATCCAGCTGACCGACGGCGGCAAGAAACTCAACGTGCGCGGCTACATTGGCGTGTCAATGCTGGGTCGTTCGCAGATTTGGGAACGCCAGGAATGA
- a CDS encoding oxidoreductase has protein sequence MLKAQARQKTAFLTGASSGIGKAAAAALTSAGYRVIGTSRHAEPDAMRDGIRMIACDVRSDESVAVAVARAHAELGQIDLLVNNAGVGVTGAAEESSIAQVRSLFETNFHGVVRVTNAVLPIMRGQGSGRILNVGSALGFIPAPYSVYYSASKHAIEGYSESLDHEVREFGVRVVVIEPAATRTSFEASTVPSDTPLAAYDASRAKYLVAYERAMAVADTAESVAETIVQAARDKTPRLRYPSGKAARQVAFARRFVPRALFDKILRSQFGLA, from the coding sequence ATGCTGAAGGCGCAGGCGCGCCAGAAGACCGCGTTTCTCACCGGCGCGTCGAGTGGCATCGGCAAGGCTGCTGCTGCCGCGCTGACAAGTGCCGGCTACCGCGTAATCGGAACCAGTCGGCACGCCGAGCCGGATGCGATGCGTGACGGCATCCGGATGATTGCGTGCGATGTAAGGTCAGATGAATCCGTCGCAGTCGCCGTGGCTCGGGCGCATGCCGAGCTCGGGCAGATCGATCTACTGGTCAATAATGCCGGGGTCGGGGTAACAGGCGCGGCGGAAGAAAGTTCGATCGCGCAAGTCCGTTCGTTGTTCGAGACCAATTTTCACGGCGTCGTGCGGGTGACCAATGCCGTGCTGCCGATCATGCGAGGGCAGGGTAGCGGGCGCATTCTCAATGTCGGTTCCGCGCTGGGGTTCATTCCGGCTCCCTACAGCGTTTATTATTCGGCAAGCAAACACGCGATCGAGGGATATTCGGAATCGCTCGATCATGAGGTTCGTGAGTTCGGCGTGCGCGTCGTTGTCATCGAGCCCGCTGCCACGCGCACTTCGTTTGAAGCCAGCACTGTCCCATCCGATACGCCACTCGCCGCCTACGACGCGAGCCGCGCGAAATATCTCGTGGCGTATGAACGTGCGATGGCCGTGGCGGACACCGCTGAAAGCGTAGCCGAAACCATCGTGCAGGCGGCGCGCGATAAGACTCCGCGCCTGCGCTACCCGTCCGGCAAGGCTGCGCGGCAGGTCGCATTCGCCCGGCGTTTTGTTCCTCGGGCCCTGTTCGACAAGATTCTGAGGTCGCAATTCGGGCTGGCGTAA
- a CDS encoding SDR family oxidoreductase produces MPATKRIRGSNMTQSKRDTKTSVQDVALIVGGGPGISSSCARLFAENGMRVAVAARNPEKAVLETLEKTHGVRRYACDASEPAAVAQLFGNVVQDIGTPRLVVHNIDGRVPGIFRKNVIEADPVMALETLRNSAFSAFLVGQQAARVMLGNEPDANGAKGTIIFTNASAALKGFPSSGAFAMACHAKSGLAQSMARELMPQGIHIANVPIDAAIGWTQEDGTRAHRLAGTTVDDNMADPDHIAETYLQLHRQHRSTWAFEVVLRPWAEKW; encoded by the coding sequence TTGCCGGCGACCAAACGCATCCGAGGAAGCAACATGACTCAATCCAAACGCGACACCAAAACTTCAGTACAGGACGTTGCACTCATTGTCGGCGGCGGTCCGGGCATCAGCTCGAGTTGCGCCAGGCTGTTCGCGGAAAACGGTATGCGTGTCGCCGTCGCAGCCAGGAATCCTGAGAAAGCGGTCCTTGAGACTCTCGAGAAGACGCATGGCGTGCGTCGATACGCCTGCGATGCAAGTGAACCGGCGGCCGTGGCGCAGCTGTTCGGGAATGTCGTTCAAGACATCGGGACGCCGAGGCTTGTCGTGCATAACATCGATGGCCGGGTTCCCGGCATTTTCCGCAAGAACGTTATCGAAGCCGACCCGGTCATGGCGCTCGAAACACTTCGAAACTCGGCGTTCTCTGCGTTTCTGGTAGGTCAACAGGCCGCCCGGGTCATGCTCGGAAACGAGCCCGACGCCAATGGCGCGAAGGGAACGATCATCTTCACGAACGCCAGCGCGGCGCTCAAAGGCTTCCCGTCAAGTGGCGCCTTTGCAATGGCATGTCATGCCAAGTCCGGATTAGCGCAAAGCATGGCAAGAGAACTGATGCCGCAGGGGATCCACATCGCGAATGTGCCGATCGACGCCGCGATCGGCTGGACTCAGGAGGACGGGACCCGCGCGCACCGGCTGGCGGGAACGACTGTCGACGACAATATGGCCGACCCTGACCATATCGCCGAAACCTATCTGCAACTGCACCGCCAGCATCGGTCGACCTGGGCGTTCGAAGTCGTGCTCCGGCCGTGGGCCGAGAAATGGTGA